From a region of the Panicum virgatum strain AP13 chromosome 2K, P.virgatum_v5, whole genome shotgun sequence genome:
- the LOC120694556 gene encoding probable inactive receptor kinase At5g10020, which yields MAVLLAFVLLLLSGGAAGDDVAALLEFKKGIADRDRDPVLGSWSPPATTEAGNGAGGCPAAWRGVVCDGGAVVGVALDGLGLSGELKLATLAGMRALQNLSLAGNAFSGRLPPAIGSLSSLRHLDLSGNRFYGPMPGRLANLSGLVHLNLSHNNFSSGFPTDGIRQLQNLRRIDVRNNSFWGNAGDLLTQLRNAEYIDLSDNLFTGSVDLELDSLTSIGNTVKYLNVSHNKLGGGFFRNETVGAFKNLAVLDLSNNGLGGTVPRLDACFSLEIFRVAGNGLFGMMPEALLQNSMRLVEVDLSRNGFSGSLPIVNSTTLKVLNLSSNVLSGSLPATVGKCTSVDLSGNLFSGELAILRSWDGIVEVIDLSSNKLEGSYPNDVAQFQNLVSLKLRNNSLSGSLPSVLGTYQKLSVLDLSLNALEGSVLPTFFMSPALTVLNLSGNRFTGTIPFQSTHSTESILLSSQPALKIVDLSSNSLNGPLPPDISNLQKLEFLILAMNELSGEIPSEISKLQALEYLDLSHNHLTGRIPDMPQNGLKLFNVSCNNLQGTVPKSVEKFPLSCFRPGNDLLVFPDGLPAGNDDYTGVAQSRTTHGHKAGVRVALIVGCIGAILLVIFIALAFYVVRSQELCGRNGFRGQITIRDLKGRISRPNLFKSPKDNVIPSKTSFSNDHLLTAAARSMSAQKELLAEVAVEYGYTDPKEVAESTSSGVAETSAAVQARESSPRAALPTSPHFADSRFHEEPVAFEVYSPDRLVGELIFVDSTLVFTAEDLSRAPAEVLGRSSHGTTYKAVLQSGHVLTVKWLRVGLVKHKKEFTKEVKRIGTIRHPNIVSWRAFYWGPKEQERLIISDYVNGDSLALYLYESTPRRYSRLSVSQRLRIAIDLARCLQFLHHEKGLPHGNLKPTNIFLTGPDLSPKLVDYGLHRFMTPSGTAEQILNLGALGYRAPELANTAKPAPSFKSDVYAFGVIVMEMLTRKSAGDIISGQSGAVDLTDWVQMCNREGRGTDCFDRDITGLEESPRIMDELLAISLRCILPVNERPNMKTVCDDLCSITV from the exons ATGGCTGTTCTTCTCGCGTTCGTTCTCCTGCTGCTttccgggggcgccgccggcgacgacgtggcggcgctgctcgagTTCAAGAAGGGCATCGCGGACCGGGACCGGGACCCCGTGCTGGGGTCCTGGTCCCCGCCGGCGACCACCGAGGCCGGCAACGGCGCCGGGGGCTGCCCCgccgcgtggcgcggcgtggtgtGCGACGGCGGTGCGGTCGTCGGCGTCGCGCTCGACGGCCTCGGCCTCTCCGGGGAGCTCAAGCTGGCGACTCTCGCTGGCATGCGCGCGCTCCAGAACCTCTCCCTCGCCGGGAACGCCTTTTCCGGTCGCCTGCCGCCCGCCATCGGCTCCTTATCCTCGCTGCGCCACCTCGACCTCTCAGGGAACCGCTTCTACGGGCCCATGCCGGGCCGCCTCGCCAACCTCTCCGGCCTCGTCCACCTCAACCTCTCCCACAACAACTTTTCCTCCGGCTTCCCCACCGACGGGATCCGGCAGCTGCAGAACCTGCGCCGCATCGACGTCCGCAACAACTCCTTCTGGGGCAATGCCGGGGATCTGCTCACTCAGCTCCGCAATGCCGAGTACATCGATCTGAGCGACAACCTCTTCACCGGCAGCGTCGATTTGGAGCTGGACAGCTTGACCAGCATCGGGAACACGGTCAAGTATCTCAACGTCAGCCACAACAAGCTGGGCGGTGGCTTCTTCCGGAATGAGACAGTGGGGGCGTTCAAGAACTTGGCGGTCCTTGATTTGAGCAACAATGGGCTTGGTGGGACAGTGCCGAGGCTCGATGCGTGCTTCTCGCTGGAGATTTTCAGGGTTGCTGGCAATGGGCTGTTTGGGATGATGCCCGAGGCTCTTCTCCAGAATTCGATGCGGCTCGTCGAGGTTGATCTCAGCAGGAATGGCTTCTCAG GGTCACTGCCTATTGTGAACTCTACAACTTTGAAGGTGTTGAATCTTTCCTCCAATGTTCTATCAGGATCATTGCCAGCCACTGTTGGCAAGTGTACCTCAGTTGATCTTAGCGGAAACCTATTTTCTGGGGAGCTAGCTATATTGCGTTCCTGGGACGGGATTGTCGAGGTTATTGACTTGAGTTCGAACAAACTGGAGGGAAGCTACCCAAATGACGTGGCCCAGTTTCAGAACCTAGTCTCATTGAAGTTGCGGAACAATTCATTGTCTGGGTCTCTTCCTTCCGTTTTGGGAACCTATCAAAAGCTCTCTGTCCTTGATCTCAGTCTGAATGCACTTGAGGGATCTGTTTTGCCTACTTTCTTCATGTCACCAGCTTTGACAGTGTTAAATCTTTCTGGAAACAGATTTACTGGAACTATTCCATTTCAGAGCACCCATTCAACAGAATCAATACTTCTCTCATCTCAACCTGCTCTCAAGATTGTTGATCTGTCCAGTAATTCTTTGAATGGACCATTGCCACCAGATATCTCCAACTTGCAAAAACTTGAGTTTCTTATTCTTGCGATGAATGAGTTGTCTGGGGAGATACCCAGTGAGATAAGCAAGCTTCAAGCTCTGGAGTATCTTGACTTATCACACAATCACCTCACAGGCAGAATTCCAGATATGCCTCAAAATGGTCTCAAGTTATTCAATGTATCTTGCAATAATTTACAAGGAACTGTTCCCAAAAGTGTTGAAAAGTTCCCTTTATCTTGCTTCCGACCTGGAAACGACCTGTTAGTTTTCCCAGATGGTCTGCCTGCTGGAAATGATGATTACACTGGAGTTGCTCAGAGCCGAACAACTCACGGGCATAAGGCAGGTGTTCGAGTTGCTCTTATTGTTGGCTGCATTGGAGCAATCTTGCTAGTGATCTTCATAGCCTTAGCATTCTATGTGGTCAGGTCTCAAGAGCTTTGTGGGAGAAATGGATTTAGAGGTCAGATTACCATCAGGGATCTAAAGGGGAGAATAAGCCGTCCAAATCTGTTCAAGTCGCCCAAAGATAATGTTATACCAAGTAAAACAAGTTTCTCAAATGATCATCTCTTAACGGCTGCAGCTAGATCTATGTCTGCCCAGAAAGAGTTATTGGCTGAAGTTGCTGTGGAATATGGTTACACCGACCCAAAGGAGGTTGCTGAATCCACAAGCTCAGGTGTGGCTGAGACTTCTGCTGCAGTACAGGCTCGAGAGTCTTCTCCACGGGCTGCATTGCCAACATCACCACACTTTGCTGACTCTAGATTCCATGAGGAACCTGTAGCTTTTGAAGTATACTCACCAGATCGGTTGGTTGGAGAATTGATTTTCGTGGACAGCACTTTGGTTTTCACAGCTGAGGACCTCTCACGTGCACCAGCGGAGGTTCTTGGAAGGAGCAGTCATGGAACAACATACAAGGCTGTTCTACAAAGTGGCCATGTCCTGACTGTGAAATGGCTGCGTGTTGGTCTTGTGAAGCATAAAAAAGAGTTCACTAAGGAGGTAAAGAGGATTGGCACTATCAGACATCCAAATATAGTTTCATGGAGAGCTTTCTACTGGGGTCCTAAGGAGCAAGAGAGATTAATTATTTCTGACTACGTTAATGGAGATAGCTTGGCACTTTACCTTTATG AGTCAACTCCCAGAAGATACTCCCGTCTGTCAGTTTCTCAGCGGCTCAGAATCGCCATTGACCTAGCTCGCTGCCTCCAGTTTCTACACCATGAAAAGGGCCTGCCCCATGGCAATCTGAAGCCAACTAATATATTCTTGACTGGTCCTGACCTGTCTCCGAAGCTGGTGGATTATGGTCTCCATAGGTTCATGACTCCAAGTGGCACTGCTGAGCAAATACTGAATTTAGGAGCACTAGGGTACCGAGCCCCAGAACTGGCAAACACAGCCAAGCCCGCACCATCGTTTAAGTCTGATGTATATGCATTTGGGGTGATTGTCATGGAGATGTTGACGCGGAAGAGTGCAGGAGACATCATCTCAGGCCAATCTGGTGCTGTTGATCTAACTGACTGGGTTCAGATGTGCAACAGGGAAGGGCGGGGAACTGACTGCTTTGACCGGGACATCACGGGCTTGGAAGAATCCCCGAGGATAATGGACGAGCTGCTGGCGATCTCGCTTAGGTGTATCCTACCTGTAAATGAGAGGCCTAACATGAAGACGGTCTGCGATGACCTGTGTTCCATAACAGTGTGA